One Ricinus communis isolate WT05 ecotype wild-type chromosome 2, ASM1957865v1, whole genome shotgun sequence DNA segment encodes these proteins:
- the LOC8263240 gene encoding GDSL esterase/lipase At1g71691, with product MAALMKFSWLVVSLVMVLIMEVGLGQNVDPFGPVGGFRRREMVPAMFIFGDSLIDNGNNNNLPSFAKANYFPYGIDFNGGPTGRFSNGYTMVDQIAEMLGLPLIPAYSEASGDDVLHGVNYASAAAGILDITGRNFVGRIPFNQQIRNFQNTLDQITDNLGAVDVARAIGKSMFFVGMGSNDYLNNYLMPNYPTKNQYNGPQYANLLVQQYTQQLNTLYNLGARKFILAGLGVMGCIPSILAQSPAGLCSEEVNQLVMPFNENVKTMMNNFNNNLPGAKFIFLDVARMFRDILTNAPAYGFSVINRGCCGIGRNRGQVTCLPFQTPCPNREQYIFWDAFHPTEAVNILMGKRAFNGDTSIVYPMNIEQLANLDLETN from the exons ATGGCTGCCTTGATGAAGTTTTCATGGCTGGTGGTGTCGTTGGTGATGGTTTTGATCATGGAAGTAGGGTTAGGGCAAAATGTAGATCCATTTGGGCCAGTAGGAGGATTTAGAAGAAGAGAAATGGTGCCTGCTATGTTTATATTTGGAGATTCTCTTATCGATAATGGGAATAATAACAATCTTCCTTCTTTTGCTAAGGCTAATTATTTTCCTTATGGTATTGATTTCAATGGTGGCCCTACTGGTCGTTTCTCTAATGGTTACACCATGGTTGATCAAATAG CTGAAATGCTAGGACTTCCTCTGATTCCTGCATATTCTGAGGCATCCGGAGATGATGTGCTTCATGGAGTGAACTATGCCTCTGCTGCTGCTGGAATCCTTGATATCACTGGCAGAAATTTT GTGGGTCGCATACCATTCAACCAACAGATACGCAACTTCCAGAACACACTTGATCAGATCACAGATAATCTTGGGGCAGTTGATGTAGCTAGGGCTATTGGAAAGAGCATGTTCTTTGTGGGTATGGGTAGCAATGACTACCTTAATAACTATCTCATGCCCAACTACCCTACCAAGAATCAATACAATGGACCGCAATATGCCAATCTTTTGGTGCAACAATACACTCAGCAACTCAAC ACCCTTTACAATCTTGGAGCAAGGAAATTCATACTAGCAGGATTAGGAGTAATGGGGTGCATTCCAAGCATCCTTGCTCAAAGCCCTGCAGGACTTTGCTCTGAAGAGGTTAATCAACTAGTCATGCCTTTCAATGAAAATGTTAAGACAATGATGAACAACTTCAACAACAATCTACCAGGTGCAAAATTCATCTTCCTTGATGTTGCTCGAATGTTTCGAGATATCCTCACCAACGCTCCAGCATATG GATTTAGTGTAATAAATCGAGGATGCTGTGGCATAGGCAGGAATAGAGGACAGGTAACATGCCTACCATTCCAAACACCCTGTCCGAACAGGGAACAATACATCTTCTGGGATGCATTCCACCCAACTGAAGCTGTTAACATCCTGATGGGAAAAAGGGCATTCAATGGAGATACCAGCATTGTGTATCCTATGAACATAGAGCAGCTTGCCAATCTTGATTTAGAGACAAACTAA